In Anaerostipes hadrus ATCC 29173 = JCM 17467, a single genomic region encodes these proteins:
- a CDS encoding transposase encodes MKTEKYKELSRIRNGVETIPSILWRKYQIDHMPVRGLLPTKLRFGIKLAALNFKKLFGYLNSVGQCALIPQIS; translated from the coding sequence ATGAAGACAGAAAAATATAAGGAATTGTCCCGGATCAGAAACGGAGTGGAAACAATCCCATCCATCCTGTGGAGGAAATACCAGATAGACCATATGCCGGTAAGAGGGCTTCTCCCCACTAAACTCCGTTTTGGGATAAAACTGGCAGCCCTGAACTTCAAGAAGCTGTTTGGATATCTGAACAGTGTGGGTCAGTGCGCCTTAATTCCCCAGATCAGTTAA
- a CDS encoding helix-turn-helix domain-containing protein produces the protein MNIAYRFRIYPTEEQKILLGKTFGCCRFLYNQMLDDKIREYEKTKKMIKVDRFFPSSKKCCKCGRIKKELRLFERVYHCECRNKMDRDHNAAISIREEARRMLTA, from the coding sequence TTGAACATAGCATATCGTTTTCGGATCTATCCGACAGAAGAACAGAAGATACTTCTTGGCAAAACATTTGGCTGTTGTCGTTTTCTGTACAATCAGATGCTTGATGATAAGATTCGAGAGTATGAAAAGACAAAGAAAATGATAAAGGTAGACCGTTTCTTTCCTTCCAGTAAAAAATGCTGTAAATGTGGAAGGATAAAGAAAGAGTTGAGATTATTCGAAAGAGTCTATCACTGTGAGTGTAGAAATAAGATGGACAGAGATCATAATGCAGCGATCAGCATCCGTGAAGAGGCAAGAAGGATGTTGACAGCATAA